Proteins encoded by one window of Vanacampus margaritifer isolate UIUO_Vmar chromosome 17, RoL_Vmar_1.0, whole genome shotgun sequence:
- the srfbp1 gene encoding serum response factor-binding protein 1 isoform X2, giving the protein MASNIEDKEEEDMGEESNNGDEKESVGGEAEGEIEDFEEDGGDSEDVKEKDCSDDEEEEEEESEKAQVETEKNPDHVPIKKKPEVLNLNNEVVYMRKEVKRVKALLSRKIIRQIAGLKKKKGTEAVIEKNQRRVARLLEEIHAMKMLRPDFVTKTALQKNFNFNEVCKNTKSTMSDRAIARIAAHPQFKKKIEDIRAAVKAFSEERRKGGKQTEQKEKRDDEKVALHSLDVKAKQVEKRTKAKKETSSKEVKKITNDDDKDTKVETISSEPEMTNDDNKDKKVETISSEPEMANDDNKDKKVETISSEPEITNDDDKDTKVETISSEPGMTNDDNKDKKVKTISPEPDEDKMESTQVVPVAEKKVTAETKIVKPASSKKSEPQVQERKKQQAKAREDKPKMAQVTAQGNKPKMAQVIAQENKPKMVSKPTKQEEKEEESDLSDEEDKPYFDDSTEERFHKQSSQEESDSDNDFFVGKVSKFKKKKKKNIDDDTTKEASTEKSKTADKIQSELDELESRLKTKQPKLQTVFCSLSQTKPNRGGRGKPFRGQGKQMGRGRGDFDQTSTFQKEERANYRGRGRGAATGQRDRRGPGGVSHQAPQQALHPSWEASKKRKEQQGQILAFQGKKIKFDD; this is encoded by the exons ATGGCATCAAATATTGAGGATAAGGAAGAGGAAGATATGGGAGAAGAGTCAAATAATGGAGATGAGAAGGAGAGTGTGGGAGGAGAAGCTGAAGGAGAAATAGAAGATTTTGAAGAAGATGGAGGAGATTCAGAAGATGTTAAAGAAAAGGACTGTAGTGatgacgaagaggaggaggaggaggagtcagAAAAGGCTCAAGTTGAAACAGAGAAAAACCCTGACCACGTTCCTATCAAAAAGAAGCCTGAGGTCCTGAACTTGAACAACGAGGTGGTGTATATGAGAAAAGAGGTGAAGAGAGTGAAGGCACTTCTCAGCCGGAAGATCATTCGACAGATTGCTGggttgaagaagaagaaggggacGGAGGCGGTCATTGAGAAGAATCAGCGGAGGGTCGCCAGATTGTTGGAGGAGATCCACGCGATGAAAATGCTGCGACCGGATTTT GTCACCAAGACCGCTTTGCAGAAGAATTTCAATTTTAACGAGGTATGCAAGAACACAAAGTCGACCATGTCCGACAGAGCAATAGCTCGCATCGCCGCCCACCCCCAGTTCAAAAAAAAGATCGAGGACATCCGGGCCGCTGTGAAGGCTTTTAGTGAGGAGAGGAGGAAAGGAGGGAAGCAGACAGAACAAAAGGAGAAAAGGGATGATGAAAAGGTCGCTCTGCACTCTCTAGATGTTAAGGCTAAACAGGTAGAAAAGAGGACGAAGGCAAAGAAAGAAACAAGTTCCAAAGAAGTGAAGAAAATTACTAATGACGATGACAAAGACACAAAAGTTGAAACTATTTCTTCTGAGCCCGAAATGACTAATGACgataacaaagacaaaaaagtcGAAACTATTTCTTCTGAACCCGAAATGGCTAATGACgataacaaagacaaaaaagtcGAAACTATTTCTTCTGAACCCGAAATAACTAATGACGATGACAAAGACACAAAAGTCGAAACAATTTCTTCTGAACCCGGAATGACTAATGACgataacaaagacaaaaaagtcaaaactatTTCTCCCGAACCCGACGAGGACAAAATGGAATCTACTCAAGTCGTTCCTGTTGCTGAAAAGAAAGTAACAGCGGAGACTAAAATTGTCAAACCAGCTTCATCCAAAAAGAGCGAGCCACAAGTGCAGGAAAGGAAAAAACAGCAAGCTAAAGCTCGGGAAGATAAACCGAAAATGGCGCAAGTTACAGCTCAAGGAAATAAACCGAAAATGGCGCAAGTTATAGCTCAAGAAAATAAACCGAAAATGGTGTCCAAGCCcacaaaacaagaagaaaaagaagaagaaagtgatTTATCTGACGAGGAGGACAAACCGTACTTTGATGACAGTACTGAGGAACGATTCCACAAGCAGTCGTCCCAAGAGGAGAGCGACAGCGATAATGACTTTTTCGTGGGCAAAGTCAgcaaatttaagaaaaagaagaagaaaaacatagaCGACGACACAACGAAAGAGGCTTCAACAGAAAAATCAAAGACTGCCGACAAGATTCAATCCGAACTCGATGAGCTTGAATCGCGGTTAAAGACGAAGCAACCCAAACTTCAGACTGTCTTCTGCTCTTTGTCTCAAACAAAACCGAATCGGGGTGGGAGGGGCAAACCGTTTAGGGGTCAAGGGAAACAGATGGGCAGAGGCCGGGGAGATTTTGATCAAACCAGCACGTTCCAAAAAGAGGAGAGAGCAAACTATAGAGGGCGTGGCCGAGGCGCCGCTACGGGCCAGCGGGATCGTCGCGGTCCCGGCGGCGTTTCTCATCAAGCGCCACAACAGGCCCTGCATCCATCGTGGGAGGCcagtaagaaaagaaaagagcagcAAGGGCAAATTTTGGCTTTCCAAGGGAAGAAGATCAAGTTTGATGACTGA
- the LOC144037382 gene encoding low density lipoprotein receptor adapter protein 1-B-like isoform X2, giving the protein MDALKSAGRAIIRRPSAAKQSWTARRHRKLLENWTDTREAILDGMTFSLRHLGMTLVDQPKGEELAAAAVKRIVATAKISGKKASKVYLKVTPQGITLHDSSTNNFLENISIYRISYCTVDKTHDRVFAFIAQNTLNGTLECHAYLCPKRKEAQAVALTVAQAFGVAFELWQVTREEKGKQVESNSKDELSSSSHSERSSSPKDVVAMVNLLDIEDKLVAETNGNVDQMDKQRTSESHINPSWELEDDLDEAFSK; this is encoded by the exons ATGGATGCGCTTAAATCGGCCGGGAGAGCCATTATCCGAAGACCCAGTGCGGCTAAACAGTCTTGGACTGCCAGAAGACACCGAA AGCTTCTAGAGAACTGGACTGACACGAGAGAGGCCATCCTGGATGGGATGACCTTTAGCCTCCGTCACCTCGGCATGACCTTAGTAGATCAGCCCAAAGGCGAGGAACTGGCAGCCGCAGCGGTGAAGAGGATTGTTGCCACG GCGAAAATCAGTGGGAAAAAAGCAAGCAAAGTCTACCTTAAAGTGACTCCTCAAGGGATCACTCTCCATGACAGTTCCACCAACAACTTTCTGGAAAACATCTCCATATACAG AATATCCTACTGTACAGTGGACAAAACGCATGACCGAGTGTTTGCATTCATCGCCCAAAACACCCTCAACGGGACACTGGAGTGCCATGCTTACCTGTGCCCCAAGAGGAAAGAG GCTCAGGCTGTAGCTTTGACAGTAGCTCAGGCCTTCGGAGTGGCTTTTGAACTGTGGCAAGTGACCCGGGAAG AGAAAGGAAAGCAAGTTGAGTCCAACTCAAAAGATGAGCTCAGCAGTAGTTCCCACTCCGAGAGATCCTCCAGCCCCAAAG ACGTTGTTGCCATGGTCAACCTGTTGGACATTGAGGACAAGTTGGTAGCAGAGACCAATGGGAATGTTGATCAGATGGACAAGCAAAGGACGTCTGAGAGTCATATTAATCCATCCTGG GAACTAGAAGATGATTTGGACGAAGCGTTTTCCAAGTGA
- the LOC144037382 gene encoding low density lipoprotein receptor adapter protein 1-B-like isoform X1 has product MDALKSAGRAIIRRPSAAKQSWTARRHRKLLENWTDTREAILDGMTFSLRHLGMTLVDQPKGEELAAAAVKRIVATAKISGKKASKVYLKVTPQGITLHDSSTNNFLENISIYRISYCTVDKTHDRVFAFIAQNTLNGTLECHAYLCPKRKEAQAVALTVAQAFGVAFELWQVTREEKGKQVESNSKDELSSSSHSERSSSPKDVVAMVNLLDIEDKLVAETNGNVDQMDKQRTSESHINPSWELEDDLDEAFSKLAVSRTNPQILDVGLMPPTLTV; this is encoded by the exons ATGGATGCGCTTAAATCGGCCGGGAGAGCCATTATCCGAAGACCCAGTGCGGCTAAACAGTCTTGGACTGCCAGAAGACACCGAA AGCTTCTAGAGAACTGGACTGACACGAGAGAGGCCATCCTGGATGGGATGACCTTTAGCCTCCGTCACCTCGGCATGACCTTAGTAGATCAGCCCAAAGGCGAGGAACTGGCAGCCGCAGCGGTGAAGAGGATTGTTGCCACG GCGAAAATCAGTGGGAAAAAAGCAAGCAAAGTCTACCTTAAAGTGACTCCTCAAGGGATCACTCTCCATGACAGTTCCACCAACAACTTTCTGGAAAACATCTCCATATACAG AATATCCTACTGTACAGTGGACAAAACGCATGACCGAGTGTTTGCATTCATCGCCCAAAACACCCTCAACGGGACACTGGAGTGCCATGCTTACCTGTGCCCCAAGAGGAAAGAG GCTCAGGCTGTAGCTTTGACAGTAGCTCAGGCCTTCGGAGTGGCTTTTGAACTGTGGCAAGTGACCCGGGAAG AGAAAGGAAAGCAAGTTGAGTCCAACTCAAAAGATGAGCTCAGCAGTAGTTCCCACTCCGAGAGATCCTCCAGCCCCAAAG ACGTTGTTGCCATGGTCAACCTGTTGGACATTGAGGACAAGTTGGTAGCAGAGACCAATGGGAATGTTGATCAGATGGACAAGCAAAGGACGTCTGAGAGTCATATTAATCCATCCTGG GAACTAGAAGATGATTTGGACGAAGCGTTTTCCAA ACTGGCCGTGTCACGTACTAACCCCCAGATCTTGGACGTTGGGCTGATGCCCCCAACACTGACTGTGTGA
- the e2f3 gene encoding transcription factor E2F3, producing MCAREARLTANRTTAEVLLDMPSDAMGRSEDSMETTGSSGDGTPDVSSTIKQEASKSFEESQQAPQAEPQFVLTWPIQSSDESAKQNESMEDGGYLGCQDDGVASAVNEPDPLNSLTEEAFPLDMYPHILRRSRNDASLVLLTRKFLNMLTQSKDGILDLNLVSQELNSSKRRVYDVTNVLEGINLIRKIYKNHVQWLGGLLNKDAIKTMNELAEKEKKLDDLIESCTEEIHRICVDEQTSKFSYVTYEDIQTIPIFREQTVLVVKGPEDTTLDVAHPSESFQFHLKSTRGPIDMLICSDEPLPMEVASDDVDSDTESNHTSTNATNDSYTSLVRMPLKNKPSF from the exons ATGTGTGCTCGTGAAGCACGTTTAACTGCTAACAGAACAACCGCTGAAGTACTTCTGGACATGCCGAGCGACGCAATGGGTAGAAGTGAGGACTCAATGGAAACTACTGGAAGTTCGGGAGATGGGACACCCGATGTTTCCTCCACCATAAAGCAAGAGGCATCGAAGTCGTTTGAAGAATCGCAGCAGGCGCCACAGGCCGAACCACAGTTCGTCTTAACCTGGCCGATTCAAAGTTCTGATGAGTCAGCCAAG CAAAATGAGAGCATGGAAGATGGTGGTTACCTCGGTTGTCAGGATGACGGTGTGGCATCAGCTGTCAATGAGCCTGACCCATTAAACTCACTTACAGAAGAAG CTTTTCCCCTTGATATGTATCCACACATTTTAAGGAGGTCGCGGAACGACGCATCCCTTGTTTTGCTGACAAGGAAATTTTTGAACATGCTGACGCAGTCCAAAGACGGCATTTTGGACCTGAACCTCGTGAGCCAGGAGCTCAACTCCTCCAAGAGACGCGTCTATGATGTTACAAACGTCTTGGAGGGGATCAACCTCATCAGAAAGATATATAAGAATCATGTGCAGTGGTT GGGAGGCTTGCTCAACAAAGACGCAATCAAAACGATGAACGAGCTCgctgaaaaagagaagaagctGGACGATCTGATCGAAAGCTGCACGGAAGAGATACATCGGATATGTGTAGATGAACAGACCAGCAA ATTTTCCTATGTGACCTATGAGGATATTCAAACCATTCCCATATTCAGAGAGCAAACTGTGCTGGTGGTCAAAGGCCCCGAAGACACCACGCTGGATGTTGCGCACCCAAGTGAA AGCTTTCAATTCCACCTCAAGAGTACTCGGGGACCAATTGACATGTTGATCTGCTCCGACGAGCCTCTTCCAATGGAAGTCGCGAGTGACGACGTGGACAGCGACACCGAGAGCAACCACACGTCTACCAACGCTACCAATGACTCATACACCTCACTTGTTCGGATGCCCCTTAAAAACAAACCTTCTTTTTAA
- the srfbp1 gene encoding serum response factor-binding protein 1 isoform X1 has product MTTSEASRRQTWPPPMRMQLSLHVDSVFVACLFTVTTSKFNREKMASNIEDKEEEDMGEESNNGDEKESVGGEAEGEIEDFEEDGGDSEDVKEKDCSDDEEEEEEESEKAQVETEKNPDHVPIKKKPEVLNLNNEVVYMRKEVKRVKALLSRKIIRQIAGLKKKKGTEAVIEKNQRRVARLLEEIHAMKMLRPDFVTKTALQKNFNFNEVCKNTKSTMSDRAIARIAAHPQFKKKIEDIRAAVKAFSEERRKGGKQTEQKEKRDDEKVALHSLDVKAKQVEKRTKAKKETSSKEVKKITNDDDKDTKVETISSEPEMTNDDNKDKKVETISSEPEMANDDNKDKKVETISSEPEITNDDDKDTKVETISSEPGMTNDDNKDKKVKTISPEPDEDKMESTQVVPVAEKKVTAETKIVKPASSKKSEPQVQERKKQQAKAREDKPKMAQVTAQGNKPKMAQVIAQENKPKMVSKPTKQEEKEEESDLSDEEDKPYFDDSTEERFHKQSSQEESDSDNDFFVGKVSKFKKKKKKNIDDDTTKEASTEKSKTADKIQSELDELESRLKTKQPKLQTVFCSLSQTKPNRGGRGKPFRGQGKQMGRGRGDFDQTSTFQKEERANYRGRGRGAATGQRDRRGPGGVSHQAPQQALHPSWEASKKRKEQQGQILAFQGKKIKFDD; this is encoded by the exons ATGACGACATCAGAGGCGTCGCGACGTCAAACATGGCCGCCCCCTATGCGTATGCAGCTTTCGCTTCACGTTGACAGCGTTTTTGTTGCCTGTTTATTTACG GTGACCACTTCTAAGTTCAACAGAGAGAAAATGGCATCAAATATTGAGGATAAGGAAGAGGAAGATATGGGAGAAGAGTCAAATAATGGAGATGAGAAGGAGAGTGTGGGAGGAGAAGCTGAAGGAGAAATAGAAGATTTTGAAGAAGATGGAGGAGATTCAGAAGATGTTAAAGAAAAGGACTGTAGTGatgacgaagaggaggaggaggaggagtcagAAAAGGCTCAAGTTGAAACAGAGAAAAACCCTGACCACGTTCCTATCAAAAAGAAGCCTGAGGTCCTGAACTTGAACAACGAGGTGGTGTATATGAGAAAAGAGGTGAAGAGAGTGAAGGCACTTCTCAGCCGGAAGATCATTCGACAGATTGCTGggttgaagaagaagaaggggacGGAGGCGGTCATTGAGAAGAATCAGCGGAGGGTCGCCAGATTGTTGGAGGAGATCCACGCGATGAAAATGCTGCGACCGGATTTT GTCACCAAGACCGCTTTGCAGAAGAATTTCAATTTTAACGAGGTATGCAAGAACACAAAGTCGACCATGTCCGACAGAGCAATAGCTCGCATCGCCGCCCACCCCCAGTTCAAAAAAAAGATCGAGGACATCCGGGCCGCTGTGAAGGCTTTTAGTGAGGAGAGGAGGAAAGGAGGGAAGCAGACAGAACAAAAGGAGAAAAGGGATGATGAAAAGGTCGCTCTGCACTCTCTAGATGTTAAGGCTAAACAGGTAGAAAAGAGGACGAAGGCAAAGAAAGAAACAAGTTCCAAAGAAGTGAAGAAAATTACTAATGACGATGACAAAGACACAAAAGTTGAAACTATTTCTTCTGAGCCCGAAATGACTAATGACgataacaaagacaaaaaagtcGAAACTATTTCTTCTGAACCCGAAATGGCTAATGACgataacaaagacaaaaaagtcGAAACTATTTCTTCTGAACCCGAAATAACTAATGACGATGACAAAGACACAAAAGTCGAAACAATTTCTTCTGAACCCGGAATGACTAATGACgataacaaagacaaaaaagtcaaaactatTTCTCCCGAACCCGACGAGGACAAAATGGAATCTACTCAAGTCGTTCCTGTTGCTGAAAAGAAAGTAACAGCGGAGACTAAAATTGTCAAACCAGCTTCATCCAAAAAGAGCGAGCCACAAGTGCAGGAAAGGAAAAAACAGCAAGCTAAAGCTCGGGAAGATAAACCGAAAATGGCGCAAGTTACAGCTCAAGGAAATAAACCGAAAATGGCGCAAGTTATAGCTCAAGAAAATAAACCGAAAATGGTGTCCAAGCCcacaaaacaagaagaaaaagaagaagaaagtgatTTATCTGACGAGGAGGACAAACCGTACTTTGATGACAGTACTGAGGAACGATTCCACAAGCAGTCGTCCCAAGAGGAGAGCGACAGCGATAATGACTTTTTCGTGGGCAAAGTCAgcaaatttaagaaaaagaagaagaaaaacatagaCGACGACACAACGAAAGAGGCTTCAACAGAAAAATCAAAGACTGCCGACAAGATTCAATCCGAACTCGATGAGCTTGAATCGCGGTTAAAGACGAAGCAACCCAAACTTCAGACTGTCTTCTGCTCTTTGTCTCAAACAAAACCGAATCGGGGTGGGAGGGGCAAACCGTTTAGGGGTCAAGGGAAACAGATGGGCAGAGGCCGGGGAGATTTTGATCAAACCAGCACGTTCCAAAAAGAGGAGAGAGCAAACTATAGAGGGCGTGGCCGAGGCGCCGCTACGGGCCAGCGGGATCGTCGCGGTCCCGGCGGCGTTTCTCATCAAGCGCCACAACAGGCCCTGCATCCATCGTGGGAGGCcagtaagaaaagaaaagagcagcAAGGGCAAATTTTGGCTTTCCAAGGGAAGAAGATCAAGTTTGATGACTGA
- the LOC144037261 gene encoding macoilin-like, which yields MKRRNADCSKLRRPLKRNRITEGIYSSTFLYLKFLVVWVLVLLADFVLEFRFEYLWPFWLFLRSVYDSYRYQGLAFSFFFVFVALTSDIICLLFIPVQWLFFAASTYVWVQYVWHTERGVCLPTVSLWILFVYIEAAIRFKDLKNFHVDLCRPFAAHCIGYPVVTLGFGFKSYVSYKMRLRKQKEVQKENEFYMELLQQALPPEQQMLQRQEREAEEAKGIPETEPSIGPQNGGPPGKKSTSVPLPELEYREKGKDGTAKEREGKKQNTIGINNNIIHSLDSKLPETEYIENYIRAKKLSNDVAGENAHGDSNTLAASKEEAAASGKNYKNVAGGGVCNSSPRNHSFSNGSIPTGSSSSKNDKKHKGGGKSPKDPLENCIPNNQLGKMDALVRMEQDVKRLKADLQANRQVESDLRSQLSTLSSQDRSLRCELSQLQQDNELLQNKLHSSVQAKQKDKQTISQLEKRLKAEQEARVLAEKQLAEERKRKKMEEATAARAVALAAATRVESTDSLRGRIRELETECKKLSMDVKVKEEQIRDLEGKCQELRKYKENEKDTEVLMSALSAMQEKTQHLENSLSAETRIKLDLFSALGDAKRQLEIAQGQIHQREQEIAELKQKIAEVMAVMPSLSYSSDSSNLSPVTPHYSSKFMDNSPSSLDPNASVYQPLKK from the exons ATGAAGCGGCGCAATGCGGACTGCAGCAAACTCAGACGGCCGTTAAAACGGAACCGAATCACCGAGGGTATATATAGCAG tACATTCCTGTATCTGAAGTTCCTGGTCGTGTGGGTGTTAGTTCTGCTGGCTGACTTTGTGTTGGAGTTCAGGTTTGAGTACCTGTGGCCCTTCTGGCTTTTCCTTCGCAGCGTCTACGATTCCTACAGATATCAGGGACTG gcgttttcattcttctttgtGTTTGTGGCACTCACATCAGACATCATCTGCCTCCTCTTCATCCCTGTGCAGTGGCTGTTCTTTGCTGCCAGCACCTACGTATGGGTCCAGTATGTGTGGCACACAG AGAGAGGAGTGTGTCTTCCCACTGTGTCGTTGTGGATCCTGTTTGTGTACATCGAAGCTGCCATCCGCTTCAAAGACCTGAAGAACTTTCATGTCGACTTGTGTCGACCTTTTGCCGCTCACTG TATTGGCTACCCAGTGGTGACGCTGGGCTTTGGCTTCAAGAGCTACGTGAGCTACAAGATGCGGCTAAGGAAACAGAAAGAGGTGCAAAAGGAGAACGAGTTCTACATGGAGTTGCTGCAACAGGCTCTGCCGCCCGAGCAACAGATGCTGCAACGACAAGAGCGGGAAGCGGAGGAGG CTAAAGGGATTCCAGAAACAGAGCCTTCCATCGGGCCTCAAAACGGAGGACCCCCCGGTAAGAAAAGCACCTCGGTCCCATTACCTGAACTGGAGTACCGAGAAAAAGGGAAGGACGGCACTGCAAAAGAGCGCgaaggcaaaaaacaaaacacaattggAATCAATAACAACATTATACACTCACTGGACTCCAAACTTCCGGAGACGGAATATATCGAGAACTACATCAGGGCAAAGAAACTGAGCAACGACGTGGCGGGAGAGAACGCGCACGGCGACTCCAATACCCTCGCCGCTTCCAAGGAAGAAGCGGCGGCGAGTGGgaagaactacaaaaatgtcgCGGGGGGCGGCGTCTGCAACTCGTCGCCACGGAATCACAGTTTCAGTAACGGCAGCATTCCGACGGGTTCCTCGTCCAGTAAGAATGACAAAAAACACAAGGGGGGTGGGAAAAGTCCAAAGGATCCACTGGAAAACTGCATCCCCAACAACCAGCTGGGGAAGATGGATGCTTTAGTACG GATGGAGCAGGACGTGAAACGCCTCAAGGCAGACCTGCAGGCCAACAGGCAGGTGGAGTCGGACTTGCGGAGTCAGCTGTCCACTCTGAGCAGCCAAGACCGCAGCCTTCGCTGTGAACTGAGCCAGCTCCAGCAGGACAATGAACTGCTCCAGAACAA GCTCCACAGCTCCGTCCAGGCCAAGCAGAAGGACAAGCAGACCATCTCCCAACTGGAGAAGAGACTAAAAGCCGAGCAGGAAGCGCGGGTCCTCGCTGAGAAACAGCTGGCCgaggagaggaagaggaagaagatggAGGAGGCCACGGCCGCCAGAGCGGTGGCATTAGCCGCAGCCACCAG AGTGGAGTCGACGGATTCCCTGCGCGGCCGCATCAGAGAGCTGGAGACGGAGTGCAAGAAGCTCAGCATGGACGTGAAAGTCAAAGAGGAGCAGATTCGAGATCTGGAGGGCAAGTGCCAG GAGTTGCGCAAGTACAAAGAGAACGAGAAGGATACGGAGGTGTTGATGTCCGCCTTGTCAGCCATGCAGGAGAAGACGCAGCACCTGGAGAACAGCCTCAGTGCCGAGACCAGGATCAAGCTGGACCTGTTCTCCGCACTGGGCGATGCCAAGAGGCAGCTGGAGATAGCGCAAG GCCAGATCCACCAGAGGGAGCAAGAGATAGCAGAGCTGAAGCAGAAGATCGCCGAGGTGATGGCAGTGATGCCAAGTCTCTCCTACTCGTCCGACAGCAGCAACCTGAGCCCGGTGACCCCACACTACTCCTCCAAGTTCATGGACAATAGTCCCTCCTCCCTGGACCCCAACGCCTCCGTCTACCAGCCGCTCAAAAAATGA